A segment of the Anaeromicrobium sediminis genome:
GTATATTTCATCTACCTTTTGTTCAACCTTTCCCCCTCTGATAACAACTTTTCCTGTGACACTTGCCCCTGCTTGAACCCTTTCTGAATCTAGAACTGCATCTACTTTAGCGCTACCCATACCCATGGAAGCCATAGCTTTCTTAAAAAAACTCATATGTTAAATCCCCCTTTTGAACTTTAACATAAAATATAAACCCTATTTTTAGGGTTTATATTTTATAATTATTTTCTATTCATATCATAATATCCTCTATGAGTAATCTATGCGTGGCAATTTTCATTTATTCATATGTACATTAACATAATAAATTTCCACTTAATTTACCACTTAGGTTATAATAACTACAAAGGAGGCTATATTTAATGAGCAGACTAAATATACGAAATGTAGTATTAACCGATTTAGATTGTGTAAGCGAAATAGAATCTCTTTGCTTTCCAGCAGCTGAGGCTGATTCAAAAAATATTTTCCAAGAAAGAATTTCAGTCTTCTCAGAGGGATTTTTTGTAGCTCAATTAGATGATAAAGTTATAGGCTTAGTTAATGGTGGAGTTACAAATGATACTCACCTAAAAGATGCCTTTTTTAAGACTATGGATTTACACATACCTAACGGAGATAATATAGTAATCTTTGGCCTTGATGTACATCCTGATTATCATGGAAGAGGTTATGGTAAAGAATTAATGAATCATTTCATTGAAGCTGCACGAAAGTCAGGTAGAAAAAAAGTATTACTTACATGTAAAAAACATTTAATAAAATACTATGAGCAATTTGGCTATATAAATGAAGGTTTATCCAAATCTACCCATGGTGGAGCTACATGGTATGACATGTATTTAGTACTATAATATTTATTTAATAAGAATAAAAGGGGGCAAAGTTTAATGAGCAGACTAAACATACGAAATGTATTATCAAATGATTTAGATTGTGTATGCAAAATAGAATCTCTTTGTTTTCCGGCAGCTGAAGCTGCTTCAAAAAAGGCCTTTGAAGAAAGGATATCCGTATTCCCTAAAGGTTTTTTCGTAGCTGAATTAGATAATGAAATCATAGGATTTATTAATGGTGGAGTCACGAATGATATTCATATAGAGGATGACTTTTTTAAGACTATGGATTTACATATACCCGATGGAGATAATATAGTAATCTTTGGCCTTGATATACATCCTGATTATCAAAGAAAGGGCTATGCTAAAGAATTAATGAGTCATTTTATTGAAGATGCAAAAAAGTCTGGTAGAAAGAAAGTATTACTTACATGTAAAGAACATTTGATAAAATACTATGAACAATTTGGATACGTAAATGAAGGTGTGTCTAGCTCTGAACATGGAGGAGCTAAATGGTATGATATGTATCTTACAGTATAAATAATAAAATAAGAGTGCCCATCTATTAATATATGAGCACTCTTTGCTTTTTCTTTAAAATGCTGGTGGTGTAACAGCAAATACAACCTTCGTAACCTTATCATATGTGTTTTCCCATTTGTGTTTCATATTAGGAAGTATTCTCACACTATCTCCTTCATTTAATAGGATAGGGTCATCATTTAAATATAGGGTTACCTTCCCTTCCATTACATAGGCTGCTTCTTCTCCCTTGTGTGCCATTAATTCCTCTGACGAATGAGAGCCAGGTGTTAATGTCATAAGTATAAACTCAATAGTAGTATTTAAATCTGGAGACAACAACTCATAGGCAAAGTTCTTATTCTCTGGAAATATGATTTTTTTACGACTATCTGCCCTTACAACCAAGTTATCTCTATTTACTGAATTCATGAAAAAAGTAAATAGGGGTACATCTAATGCCTTTGAAATTGCCTTTAATGTATTTATAGAAGGATTAGCCAATCCCCTTTCAATTTGACTAAGTAAGGATGGAGTCACTTCTACCATTTTAGCTAGATCCCTAATAGTTAGACTTTTGGCTTTTCTATATTCAAGTATCTTTTCACCAATATTTATATCTTCCATCTATAAGCTCCTTTAATGTATATAATCCCATATTTATTGTTAAACTTTATTTAACAAATTATTATAATCTTAAATATTTGTCTATTAGAATCATTATAGCATAGAAATATACTCTTTTTCAGTTTTGTTAAATGTGATTTAATAAATTAAATATACATTGACACAAGCTTTTTATATTGTTAATATTTACTTAATAAATTAAATACAATTGAATTATTTAATACTCATTAATAGTAAGGGGGATAAATATGAAGGATAAAATTGTTTTAGGCAAAACCATAGATAAGTGGACAAAAGATTATCCACTACTAGAAGATCTCATATGTACAAAAGAAGTTTTTTGGACTAATCCTAAATATAGAAAATTTGATGAAGCTATTAAAAATATCTCTTTATCTGAAAATCATGTGAAAGATGCGGAAGAAAGATTACAACGTTTTGCCCCATATATAGAAAAAGTATTTCCAGAAACTAAAGATAAACAAGGTATTATAGAATCTCCTATAGTTGAAATTCCAGATATGAAAGATTATTTGGATGCCCATTGTGAAACAAATCTTTTGGGTAATCTCCTTTTAAAATGTGATAGCCACCTTGCCATTTCAGGTTCTATTAAAGCTAGAGGTGGCATATATGAAGTATTAAAGCACGCAGAGGATTTAGCTATTGACCATAGCATGTTAAGTAAAGAAGATAACTATGCTATTTTAGATAGTGATAAATTTAGGGAATTTTTCTCCCAATATTCTGTAGCTGTAGGCTCAACGGGGAACCTAGGTCTTAGCATAGGTATTATGAGTGCTAAATTAGGTTTTAAAGTAACTGTTCATATGTCTGCAGATGCGAAAAAATGGAAAAAGGATCTCCTTAGAAGTAAGGGAGTTATAGTAGTTGAATATGAATCAGATTATAGTAAAGCAGTGGAAGAAGGTAGAAAACAATCAGATGCAAATCCAAATAGTTATTTTGTAGATGATGAGAATTCTATTAATCTGTTCCTAGGATATGCTGTTGCTGCTTATAGATTGAAAAAACAACTGGATGAACTAGGTGTAATTGTAGATAGAGATCATCCTTTATTTGTATATCTGCCATGCGGAGTTGGAGGGGGACCTGGAGGAGTTGCCTTTGGATTAAAATTGGCTTATAAGGACAACGTACATTGCTTTTTTGCAGAACCAACCCATTCTCCATGTATGTTAATTGGACTCATGACGGAAGAACATGATCAGGTATCTGTTCAAGATTTTGGAATAGATAATATTACGGCAGCAGATGGATTGGCTGTTGGTAGGGCCTCTGGATTTGTTGGAAAGACGTTAGAGAATCTATTAAGTGGTGATTATACTATAGATGATGATAAATTATATGTATTATTAAGTGCTTTAGCTGATACGGAAAATATTTACTTAGAACCTTCTGCACTAGCTGGTGTTGGTGGCATAGTTGACTTATTTAACACTAAAGCAGGGCAAAAGTATTTGAGAGATAGTAATTTAATAGATAAAATGAAAAATGCTAATCACATTGCCTGGGCCACAGGTGGAAGTATGGTTCCTAAGGAAGAAATGGATAAGTATTATGAAAAGGGAATAGAATTATCACGTGAATAATAATTTAGCTTAATAAAAATAAGGAGATAAAATTCATTTATCTCCTTATTTTTAAAATTTCTTACTCTATCATATTATGTTTACAAAGTACTGCCTTAATGGCCAAATAGCTAACGTCCTGAGGAAGAACTTCTTTTATAGGCTTTAATTTTTCAGCCCCTATTTCATTAATCTTTTCTAGAATAATATCCTCATAACTACTTGGAATAAAATCATCTAAATCTATCTCTAATCCCTCTGATGCACATCTAATAATATGATTGTTTATTGTAAGTATTTTCATATCCCTCTCTTCAGATATTTCTTTTAAGGATTTTCCCTCTTTATACATGTTTAGAGTTATAACATGGCTAGGAATCTTCTCTTCCTTTTCTACTTTCACCACTTCCGACGTTATGTCATTCTCCTGTACATAAGTTCTAATTGCACTTAAAAAGTCTTGTCCATATTTTTTTAACTTACCTTCTCCAACACCTTTAATTGTCAACATGGATTCTTCATCTAGAGGAAGGACTTTTCCCATTTCTCGAAGGGTACTATCGGAAAATATAACATATGGTGGAATTTTTTCCTTAGTCGAAATATCCTTTCTAATACCTCTAAGTATTTCAAACAATGTATTATCCACAAATACCTTTTCTTTTTTCTTCTGTATTTTTTGAAATACCTTTTCTTTACTCTTTAACACGGGCACAGCCTTCTGCTGTAACTTTACTATAGGATATTGTCCCTCTGTAAGGCCAAGATATCCTTCTGCAATGAATATGTTCATCATATCTTTTAATTCTTTTTCTTTATATTCTTTCATAATTCCATAGGTGGATAATCTATCCAGTCCAAATTGTAGAACTCTCTTGTTTTTAGAACCCTTAAGAACTTGAGCCACCAGGGA
Coding sequences within it:
- a CDS encoding GNAT family N-acetyltransferase, producing the protein MSRLNIRNVVLTDLDCVSEIESLCFPAAEADSKNIFQERISVFSEGFFVAQLDDKVIGLVNGGVTNDTHLKDAFFKTMDLHIPNGDNIVIFGLDVHPDYHGRGYGKELMNHFIEAARKSGRKKVLLTCKKHLIKYYEQFGYINEGLSKSTHGGATWYDMYLVL
- a CDS encoding GNAT family N-acetyltransferase — its product is MSRLNIRNVLSNDLDCVCKIESLCFPAAEAASKKAFEERISVFPKGFFVAELDNEIIGFINGGVTNDIHIEDDFFKTMDLHIPDGDNIVIFGLDIHPDYQRKGYAKELMSHFIEDAKKSGRKKVLLTCKEHLIKYYEQFGYVNEGVSSSEHGGAKWYDMYLTV
- a CDS encoding helix-turn-helix domain-containing protein; protein product: MEDINIGEKILEYRKAKSLTIRDLAKMVEVTPSLLSQIERGLANPSINTLKAISKALDVPLFTFFMNSVNRDNLVVRADSRKKIIFPENKNFAYELLSPDLNTTIEFILMTLTPGSHSSEELMAHKGEEAAYVMEGKVTLYLNDDPILLNEGDSVRILPNMKHKWENTYDKVTKVVFAVTPPAF
- a CDS encoding D-serine ammonia-lyase; this translates as MKDKIVLGKTIDKWTKDYPLLEDLICTKEVFWTNPKYRKFDEAIKNISLSENHVKDAEERLQRFAPYIEKVFPETKDKQGIIESPIVEIPDMKDYLDAHCETNLLGNLLLKCDSHLAISGSIKARGGIYEVLKHAEDLAIDHSMLSKEDNYAILDSDKFREFFSQYSVAVGSTGNLGLSIGIMSAKLGFKVTVHMSADAKKWKKDLLRSKGVIVVEYESDYSKAVEEGRKQSDANPNSYFVDDENSINLFLGYAVAAYRLKKQLDELGVIVDRDHPLFVYLPCGVGGGPGGVAFGLKLAYKDNVHCFFAEPTHSPCMLIGLMTEEHDQVSVQDFGIDNITAADGLAVGRASGFVGKTLENLLSGDYTIDDDKLYVLLSALADTENIYLEPSALAGVGGIVDLFNTKAGQKYLRDSNLIDKMKNANHIAWATGGSMVPKEEMDKYYEKGIELSRE